One genomic segment of Diceros bicornis minor isolate mBicDic1 chromosome 25, mDicBic1.mat.cur, whole genome shotgun sequence includes these proteins:
- the TCF20 gene encoding transcription factor 20 isoform X3 → MQSFREQSSYHGNQQSYPQEVHSSSRLEEFSPRQAQMFQNFGGAGGGSGGSGGSSGAGRRGTAAAAAAMASETSGHQGYQGFRKEAGDFYYMAGNKDPVATGTPQPPQRRPSGPVQSYGPPQGSSFGNQYGSEGHVGQFQAQHSALGSVSHYQQDYTGPFSPGSAQYQQQASSQQQQQQVQQLRQQLYQSHQPLPQATGQPASSSSHLQPMQRSSTLPSSATGYQLRVGQFGQHYQSSAASSSSSSFPSPQRFSQSGQSYDGSYSVNAGSQYEGHNVGSNAQAYGTQSNYSYQPQSMKNFEQAKIPQGTQQGQQQQQQQQQQQQQQQQQQQQQQQQHPPQHVMQYTNAATKLSLQSQVGQYSQPEVPVRSPMQFHQNFSPISNPSPAASVVQSPSCSSTPSPLMQSGENLQCGQGSVPLGSRNRILQLMPQLSPTPSMMPSPNSHAAGFKGFGLEGVPEKRLTDPGLSSLSALSTQVANLPNTVQHMLLSDALTPQKKTSKRPSSSSKKADSCTNSEGSSQPEEQLKSPMAESLDGGCSSSSEDQGERVRQLSGQSTSSDTTYKGGASEKAGSSPAQGAQNEAPRLSASPATREEAASPGAKDTPLSSEGNPKVNEKTVGVIVSREAMTSRVEKPGGQDKGSQEDDPAATQRPPSTGGAKETSHTSVPQPEPPGVGSKGNKNGDNSNHNGEGNGQSGHSVAGPGFIGRTEPSKSPGSLRYSYKDSFGSAVPRNVSGFPQYPTGQDKGDFTGHGERKGRNEKFPSLLQEVLQGYHHHPDRRYSRSAQEHQGMAGGLEGATRPNVLVSQTNELASRGLLNKSIGSLLENPHWGPWERKSSSTAPEMKQINLADYPIPRKFEIEPQSSAHEPGGSLSERRSVICDISPLRQIVRDPGTHSLGHMGADTRLGRNERLNPTLSQSVILPGGLVSMETKLKSQSGQIKEEDFEQSKSQASFNSKKSGDHCHPASIKHESYRGNASPGAAAHDSISDYGPQDSRPTPMRRVPGRVGGREGMRGRSPSQYHDFSEKLKMSPGRSRGPGGDPHHMNPHMTFSERANRSSLHAPFSPNSESLASAYHTNTRAHAYGDPSAGLNSQLHYKRQMYQQQQEEYKDWSSSSAQGVIAAAQHRQEGPRKSPRQQQFLDRVRSPLKNDKDGMMYGPPMGTYHDPSGQEGGRCLMSSDGLSNKGVELKHGSQKLQQESCWDLSRQTSPAKSSVPPGMSNQKRYGPPLETDGHGLAESTQSSKPSNVMLRLPGQEDHSSQNPLIMRRRVRSFISPIPSKRQSQDVKNSNTEDKGRLLHPSKEGADKAFNSYAHLSHSQDIKSIPKRESSRDLPGPDSRTCPAVTLTSPAKTKILPPRKGRGLKLEAIVQKITSPNIRRSASSNSAEAGGDTVTLDDILSLKSGPPEGGGGAVQDAEMEKRKGEVVSDLVCPTNQELNVEKPLARSSEEWRGSGDNKVKTETHPDAVTGGKESSGVMTSAASQKPGSNQGRPDGSLGGATPLIFPDSKNVPPAGIVAPEAKANPKAEEKENDTVTISPKQEGFPPKGYFPSGKKKGRPIGSVNKQKKQQQPPPPPPQPPQIPEGSADGEPKPKKQRQRRERRKPGAQPRKRKTKQAVPIVEPQEPEIKLKYATQPLDKTDAKNKSFFPYIHVVNKCELGAVCTIINAEEEEQTKLVRGRKGQRSLTPPPSSTESKALPASSFMLQGPVVTESSVMGHLVCCLCGKWASYRNMGDLFGPFYPQDYAATLPKNPPPRRATEVQSKVKVRHKSTSNGSKTDTEEEEEQQQQKEQRSLASHPRFKRRHRSEDCGGGPRSLSRGLPCKKATTEGSEKTVLDSKPSVPTTSEGGPELELQIPELPLDSNEFWVHEGCILWANGIYLVCGRLYGLQEALEIAREMKCSHCQEAGATLGCYNKGCSFRYHYPCAVDADCLLHEENFSVRCPKHKPPLPCPLPALQNKTAKGSLSTEQSERG, encoded by the coding sequence ATGCAGTCCTTTCGGGAGCAAAGCAGTTACCACGGAAACCAGCAGAGCTACCCACAGGAGGTACACAGCTCATCCCGGTTAGAAGAGTTCAGCCCTCGCCAGGCCCAGATGTTCCAGAATTTTGGGGGTGCAGGTGGTGGTAGTGGCGgcagtggtggcagcagtggtGCTGGACGACGAGGAACAGCAGCTGCTGCAGCAGCAATGGCTAGCGAAACCTCTGGCCATCAGGGCTACCAGGGTTTTAGGAAAGAAGCTGGAGACTTCTACTACATGGCAGGCAACAAAGACCCCGTGGCGACAGGAACCCCGCAGCCTCCTCAGCGAAGGCCTTCTGGGCCTGTGCAGAGCTATGGACCCCCCCAGGGGAGCAGCTTTGGCAATCAGTATGGGAGTGAGGGTCATGTGGGCCAGTTTCAAGCACAGCACTCTGCCCTTGGTAGTGTGTCTCATTATCAGCAGGATTACACAGGGCCTTTCTCTCCAGGGAGTGCTCAGTACCAACAgcaggcctccagccaacagcagcagcagcaagtacAGCAGTTGAGACAGCAGCTTTACCAGTCCCATCAGCCTCTGCCACAAGCCACTGGCCAGCCAGCGTCTAGCTCTTCCCATCTGCAGCCAATGCAGCGGTCCTCAACCCTGCCGTCCTCGGCTACTGGTTACCAGTTAAGAGTGGGTCAGTTTGGCCAACACTACCAGTCTTCTgccgcctcctcttcctcctcctccttcccttcaccACAACGTTTCAGCCAATCTGGGCAGAGCTATGACGGCAGTTACAGTGTGAATGCTGGATCCCAGTATGAAGGACATAATGTGGGTTCTAATGCACAGGCTTATGGAACACAATCAAATTACAGCTATCAGCCTCAATCTATGAAAAATTTTGAACAAGCGAAGATTCCACAAGGGACccagcaggggcagcagcagcaacagcagcagcagcaacaacagcaacagcagcagcagcagcagcagcagcagcagcagcagcacccccCTCAGCATGTGATGCAGTACACCAACGCTGCCACCAAGCTGTCCCTGCAGAGCCAGGTGGGGCAGTACAGCCAGCCCGAGGTTCCTGTGAGGTCTCCCATGCAGTTTCACCAGAACTTCAGCCCCATTTCCAACCCTTCCCCAGCTGCCTCTGTGGTTCAGTCTCCAAGCTGTAGTTCTACCCCATCTCCTCTTATGCAGAGTGGGGAGAATCTCCAGTGTGGGCAAGGCAGTGTGCCCCTgggttccagaaacagaattttacaGTTAATGCCGCAGCTCAGCCCAACCCCGTCAATGATGCCCAGTCCTAATTCTCATGCTGCAGGCTTCAAAGGGTTTGGACTAGAAGGAGTGCCAGAAAAGCGACTGACGGATCCTGGGTTGAGTAGTCTGAGCGCCCTGAGTACTCAAGTGGCCAATCTTCCTAATACTGTCCAGCACATGCTACTTTCTGATGCCCTGACACCTCAGAAGAAGACCTCCAAGAGACCCTCCTCATCCTCTAAGAAAGCAGACAGCTGCACAAACTCCGAAGGCTCCTCGCAGCCTGAAGAACAGCTGAAGTCCCCCATGGCAGAGTCACTGGATGGAGGCTGCTCCAGCAGTTCTGAGGATCAAGGCGAGAGAGTGAGGCAGCTAAGTGGCCAGAGCACCAGCTCTGACACTACCTACAAGGGTGGAGCCTCAGAGAAAGCTGGCTCCTCACCAGCACAAGGCGCTCAGAACGAAGCCCCCAGACTCAGTGCCAGTCCTGCAACCAGAGAAGAAGCTGCCTCGCCAGGTGCTAAGGACACGCCGTTGTCTTCCGAGGGCAACCCAAAAGTCAACGAGAAGACAGTTGGGGTGATCGTCTCCCGGGAAGCCATGACAAGTCGAGTAGAAAAGCCTGGTGGACAAGATAAAGGCTCCCAGGAGGATGATCCTGCAGCCACTCAGAGGCCACCCAGCACTGGCGGGGCAAAGGAAACCAGTCACACGTCAGTTCCCCAGCCAGAGCCTCCGGGAGTAGGGAGCAAAGGAAACAAGAATGGAGACAACTCCAACCACAATGGAGAGGGCAATGGCCAGAGCGGGCACTCTGTGGCAGGCCCTGGTTTTATAGGCAGAACTGAGCCTAGCAAATCTCCTGGAAGCCTGCGCTATAGTTACAAAGATAGTTTCGGGTCAGCCGTGCCAAGAAATGTCAGTGGCTTTCCTCAGTATCCTACGGGACAAGATAAAGGGGATTTCACTGGCCATGGGGAGCGAAAGGGTAGAAATGAGAAGTtccccagcctcctgcaggaaGTGCTCCAGGGTTACCACCACCACCCTGACAGGAGATATTCTAGGAGTGCTCAGGAGCATCAGGGCATGGCGGGGGGCCTAGAAGGAGCCACGAGACCTAATGTCTTAGTCAGTCAGACCAATGAATTAGCTAGCAGGGGCCTTTTGAACAAAAGCATTGGGTCCCTATTAGAGAACCCCCATTGGGGCCCGTGGGAAAGGAAATCAAGCAGCACGGCTCCTGAAATGAAACAGATCAATTTGGCTGACTATCCAATTCCCAGAAAGTTTGAAATAGAGCCGCAGTCATCAGCCCATGAGCCCGGGGGTTCCCTCTCTGAAAGAAGATCAGTGATCTGTGATATTTCTCCACTAAGACAGATTGTCAGGGACCCGGGGACTCACTCACTGGGACACATGGGCGCTGACACCAGACTTGGGAGGAATGAACGTCTCAATCCAACTTTAAGTCAGTCGGTCATTCTTCCAGGTGGGCTGGTGTCCATGGAAACAAAGCTGAAATCCCAGAGTGGGCAGATAAAAGAGGAAGACTTTGAACAATCCAAATCCCAAGCTAGTTTCAACAGCAAGAAATCTGGAGACCACTGCCATCCTGCTAGCATCAAGCATGAGTCTTACCGAGGCAACGCCAGCCCTGGAGCGGCAGCCCATGATTCCATCTCAGACTATGGCCCACAAGACAGCAGACCCACGCCAATGCGGCGGGTCCCCGGCAGAGTTGGTGGTCGGGAGGGCATGAGGGGTCGGTCCCCTTCTCAGTATCATGACTTTTCAGAAAAACTGAAGATGTCTCCTGGGAGGAGCAGAGGCCCAGGCGGAGACCCTCATCACATGAACCCACACATGACCTTTTCAGAGAGGGCCAACAGGAGTTCTTTACACGCTCCCTTTTCTCCCAACTCAGAGAGCCTGGCCTCTGCTTATCACACAAACACCCGGGCTCATGCTTATGGGGACCCCAGTGCAGGTTTGAATTCTCAGCTCCACTATAAGAGGCAGATGTACCAACAGCAACAAGAGGAATATAAAGACTGGAGCAGCAGCTCTGCTCAGGGAGTAATCGCTGCAGCACAGCACAGGCAGGAGGGACCGAGGAAGAGCCCAAGGCAGCAACAGTTTCTTGACAGAGTACGGAGCCCTCTGAAAAATGACAAAGATGGTATGATGTATGGCCCACCAATGGGGACTTACCATGACCCCAGCGGTCAGGAGGGTGGGCGCTGCCTCATGTCCAGCGATGGTCTGTCTAACAAAGGCGTTGAATTGAAGCATGGCTCCCAGAAGTTACAGCAAGAATCTTGTTGGGATCTTTCTCGGCAGACTTCTCCAGCCAAAAGCAGTGTTCCTCCAGGAATGTCCAATCAAAAAAGGTACGGACCACCGCTTGAGACCGATGGACATGGACTAGCTGAGTCTACACAGTCATCCAAACCTAGTAATGTTATGCTAAGGCTTCCAGGTCAAGAGGATCATTCTTCTCAAAACCCCTTAATCATGAGAAGGCGTGTCCGTTCTTttatctctcccattcccagtaAGAGACAGTCACAAGATGTGAAGAACAGTAACACTGAAGATAAAGGGCGCCTCCTTCACCCATCAAAAGAAGGTGCTGATAAAGCGTTCAATTCCTACGCCCATCTTTCTCACAGTCAGGATATCAAGTCTATCCCTAAGAGAGAGTCCTCCAGGGACCTTCCGGGTCCAGACAGTAGGACCTGCCCTGCTGTTACCCTCACAAGTCCTGCTAAGACCAAAATATTGCCCCCACGGAAAGGGCGGGGTTTGAAATTGGAAGCTATAGTTCAGAAGATCACGTCCCCAAATATTAGGAGGAGTGCATCCTCAAACAGTGCAGAGGCTGGCGGAGACACAGTCACTCTCGATGACATACTGTCTTTGAAGAGTGGCCCTCCTGAAGGTGGGGGCGGTGCTGTTCAGGAtgctgagatggagaagagaaaaggTGAGGTGGTATCTGATCTAGTCTGTCCAACAAACCAGGAGCTGAATGTAGAGAAGCCTCTTGCAAGGTCTTCAGAGGAGTGGCGTGGCAGTGGGGACAACAAAGTGAAGACTGAGACACACCCAGATGCAGTCACTGGTGGAAAGGAATCCTCTGGTGTTATGACATCGGCAGCCTCACAGAAGCCTGGGAGTAACCAAGGGAGACCAGATGGCTCCCTGGGTGGGGCAACACCTTTAATCTTTCCTGACTCAAAGAATGTACCTCCAGCAGGCATCGTGGCCCCTGAGGCAAAGGCAAACCCCAAGGCTGAAGAGAAGGAGAACGATACAGTGACGATTTCCCCCAAACAAGAAGGTTTCCCCCCGAAGGGATATTTCCCATCAGGAAAGAAGAAGGGGAGACCCATTGGTAGTGTGaataagcaaaagaaacaacagcAGCCACCGCCTCCACCCCCTCAGCCCCCTCAGATACCAGAAGGTTCTGCAGATGGAGAGCCCAAGCCAAAAAAGCAGAggcaaaggagggagagaagaaagcctGGGGCACAGCCAAGGAAGAGAAAAACCAAACAAGCAGTTCCCATCGTAGAACCCCAAGAACCTGAGATCAAACTAAAGTATGCCACCCAGCCACTGGATAAAACTGATGCCAAGAACAAGTCTTTTTTCCCTTATATCCATGTAGTAAACAAGTGTGAACTTGGAGCCGTTTGTACAATCATCAATGCAGAAGAGGAAGAACAGACCAAATTAGTGAGAGGTCGGAAGGGCCAGAGGTCTCTGACCCCTCCGCCCAGCAGCACTGAAAGCAAGGCACTCCCTGCTTCGTCCTTTATGCTGCAGGGACCTGTGGTGACAGAGTCTTCTGTTATGGGGCACCTGGTTTGTTGTCTGTGTGGCAAGTGGGCCAGTTACCGGAACATGGGCGACCTCTTTGGACCCTTTTATCCCCAAGATTATGCAGCCACTCTCCCGAAGAATCCGCCCCCTAGGAGGGCCACGGAAGTGCAGAGCAAAGTTAAGGTACGGCACAAAAGCACTTCTAATGGCTCCAAGACGGacactgaggaggaggaagagcagcAGCAACAGAAGGAGCAGAGGAGCCTGGCCTCCCACCCCAGGTTCAAGCGACGCCACCGCTCGGAGGACTGTGGCGGAGGCCCCCGGTCCCTGTCCAGGGGGCTCCCTTGTAAAAAAGCGACCACCGAGGGCAGCGAAAAGACAGTTTTGGACTCCAAGCCCTCCGTGCCCACCACTTCAGAAGGCGGCCCCGAGCTGGAGTTACAAATTCCTGAACTACCTCTTGACAGCAATGAATTTTGGGTCCACGAGGGTTGTATTCTCTGGGCCAATGGAATCTACCTGGTCTGCGGCAGGCTCTATGGCCTGCAGGAAGCGCTGGAAATAGCCAGAGAGATG